The nucleotide window CATCACCACCTAAGTGCGTATCACCATCAGTAGACAATACTTCAAAAACGCCATCTCCTAACTCAAGGATAGAAACGTCGTGAGTACCTCCACCGAAGTCGAATACTACGATTTTTTGGTCTTGACCTTTTTTATCTAGTCCGTAAGCCAAAGCAGCAGCAGTAGGCTCGTTGATAATTCTTCTAACTTTTAAACCTGCAATTTCGCCAGCTTCTTTAGTAGCTTGTCTTTGGGAATCATTAAAATAAGCAGGTACTGTAATTACAGCTTCGCTAACAGACGTTCCTAAATAATCTTCTGCAGTTTTTTTCATTTTTTGAAGGATCATAGCCGATAATTCCTGTGGTGTATATAGACGGCCATCGATATCAACACGCGGTGTGTCGTTATCTCCTTTTACAACTTTATATGGTACGCGTTCTGCTTCGTTTTTAGATTCAGAATATTTGTTTCCCATAAAACGCTTAATTGAGTAAACGGTTTTCTGAGGATTGGTAACGGCCTGACGTTTTGCAGGATCACCAACCTTAATCTCACCGCCCTCCACAAAAGCAATTACAGATGGGGTAGTACGCTTACCTTCAGCATTAGGTATAACAACAGGCTCGCTACCTTCCATAACAGCAACGCAAGAGTTGGTCGTACCTAAATCTATTCCTATAATTTTACTCATGATACTATATTTATATTTTTTGGTGTTCTTATAAAATTTATTCGGAATGTTTATGTCAATGATTATGCCATGACAAATATTCTGACAAGCTGTCACAATTCTTCAAAATCCAATTCTGACATTATCTTACAGATTCGTAATGAAGTCCATAATTCTAAGGAAATCTCTTTATTTTTACACTTCTAAAATTATTATATGTCTGTTGCTAAAAGAGAGTACAAACGCGTAACCGTAAAATCATTGGTGGAAATGAAGGAAGCCGGGGAAAAGATTTCTATGTTAACGGCTTACGACTATACCATGGCAAAAATTGTGGATGGCGCTGGAATTGATGTAATCCTCGTGGGTGACTCTGCCAGCAATGTAATGGCCGGGCACGAAACAACTCTACCCATTACCCTAGACCAAATGATTTACCACGCCTCCTCTGTAGTAAGGGCTATTAATAGGGCTTTAGTGGTGGTAGACTTGCCGTTCGGGAGTTACCAAAGCGATCCAAAGGAAGCTTTACGATCCGCCATTAGAATTATGAAAGAAAGTGGCGGACATGCGGTTAAATTGGAAGGCGGTAAAGAAGTCAAGGAATCAATTAAACGTATTTTAAACGCTGGAATTCCTGTAATGGGACATTTAGGGCTAACACCACAATCTATCTACAAATTCGGTACCTATACTGTTCGAGCGAAGGAGGATCAAGAAGCTGAAGAATTGCTTGAAAATGCCAAATTTTTGGAAAAAATTGGTTGTTTTGCTGTGGTTTTGGAAAAAATTCCCGCTGCTCTTGCTAAAAAAGTTGCCGAAAGTTTAACAATTCCTGTAATTGGCATCGGTGCAGGTAACGGGGTAGATGGTCAAGTCCTGGTCCTTCATGATATGTTAGGTATGACGCACGAATTCAATCCGAGGTTTCTACGCAGATATTTACACCTTTACGAAGAAATGACCAAAGCCATTTCTCAATATGTTGAGGATGTCAAGGCCGTTGATTTCCCGAATGAGGATGAAATGTATTAACCTAGAATTATTAGATTATTTAGACTTTTAAAGTTTTAAATATTATTGTATGCATAGGTTTAAGGAGTTGGAAATTTGGAAAAGAAGTAGACTGTTTTGCAGCGACATATATAATGCGACCTCCCAGTTTCCAGAATCTGAGAAGTTTGGCCTAACGAACCAACTGAGAAGAGCCTCTATTTCTATTGCTTCAAATATTGCCGAAGGCTCATCCAGAAAATCAAACATAGATTTTGCAAGGTTTATAGAAGTAGCTATTGGTTCTGCTTATGAAATAGAAACCCAACTACTAATCTCAGCCGATTTGAATTTGCTTTCTGAGGAAGATCAAAACCACCTAATTTCAGAATTGAACCAAATAATAAAAATGATTTCAAAATTTAAATCAAGTCTTATAGTCTAAACTTCTAAGAAGTCTTATAATCTAAATGTCCAAATTTCTCTCTAACGAATATAACCTGCAGGTTCTTTACGAAGATAATCACTGTATCATAGTGAATAAGCGCGTTGGGGACATTGTTCAAGGCGATAAAACGGGTGACACTCCCCTTTCTGAAATAGTAAAACTTTATTTAAAAGATAAGTACAATAAGCCTGGTAATGTCTACTTGGGAGTCGTTCACAGAATAGACCGTCCAACGAGTGGTTTAGTCCTTTTTGCGAAGACCAGTAAATCCTTGCCACGTTTCAATAAACTGTTTGCTGAAAAATCTGCTGAAAAAACCTATTGGGCTATAGTAAAAAATCCACCACCCAAAAAGAGAGATACCTTAATACACTGGTTACGAAAAAATCCAAAAAATAATAAAGCCATTGTATTTACAAAGGAAACCTCCAATGCTAAAAAGGCTATTCTCACATATGACCTAATAAAGGAGTTAGACAACTACTATCTTCTTGAGATTAATCTTGAAACAGGTCGCCACCACCAAATACGCGCACAGTTGTCTGCCATTGGTTGCCCCATAAAAGGAGATTTAAAATATGGTTTTGACCGCAGCAATCCTGATGGTGGGATTCATCTTCATGCACGAAAATTAAAATTAGAACATCCCGTTTCTCATGAACTCATAGAAGTTGAGGCACCAATACCAGAAAATGATGCGCTTTGGCAAGCGTGCTTTTAGGGATAATTAACTAAGTTTTCAATTTTCTTGGGCCTACAATAAATAAGTGTTATCGCAAATGATCCATACATCCCGAAAATCGCATAAATGTAAATGAGGCGCCTCAGCCTTACATAAGCATTATCAACAGAATTATAATAAGGTTCATAAAATTGAGTGGTCGCAATTGTGAGATACCATAAAAGGTATATACAACTCACATAAAAGGACACAGATTTATTAAAAGTTAATATGGTATCGCTCCCTAATAAATCGATGAAATAAAACGTGATGCAAACAAGTACAACCGAAGTACTTAGTATTTGGTGGATAGGGAAAGATTTCACAAAAAATGCATCAAAATTTATCACAATCTTTACTATTGATACGACTAAAAATAGCCAACCAACTACTTTCAAAATTGACAAAAGTCTTTTTGATTTTAGAATTTTCATATAATATCTCAAAATAAGAAGGGTGGCGCCAATTTGCCAAAAAAGCGTATACCACCAGCGGTTCTTTTCAAAAATTGTATCTATTAGTAAATATCTTAGAGAATGCAAAAATTCATAATCTATTACATAATTTGTATATCCACCAATGGCATCCACCGCCCAAGCAGCAAAAAGAAAATGAATGAAATATATAGTGCTAGTTTTCTTGTAAGACTTGTACAGGAGCAAACCAATTACTGCCGCAATAAATTCGGCTGAATGAAAAATTAACGAAGAATGGTCAACTAAAAAATCATTCAAAATCCTTGATTAATATAGACTGAAACGGATAAACCATTTCCACCTTTACCCCAGCTCCCATGGCACTTTCAATAGTGAATCTAGTATTAATAAGTTCTGCCCGTTTTTTCATGTTAATTAAGCCTGAACCAGGCTCGACAGTTTCCATATCAAAACCACGACCATCGTCCTTCAATACAATTTTTAAGTCGTTTGGGCAAAAATCAAAGTGGACTTCTACTTTTTGAGCTTCAGAATACTTAAGGCTGTTACTCAAAAACTCTTGAATAATACGGAACAAAACCAATTGATGACTTTTCTGGATCAAACCATCCTTTTCAGCATTGTAGGTAAAGACAACTTCTTCAAACTTGAAGCGTCTTAAGCGCTCTGTTTCATTTGCAACGGTTGCGATAAGGCCTTTTTCCAAAATAACATCTGAATTTAGCGATTTGCTTAATGACCTT belongs to Aegicerativicinus sediminis and includes:
- a CDS encoding RluA family pseudouridine synthase; its protein translation is MSKFLSNEYNLQVLYEDNHCIIVNKRVGDIVQGDKTGDTPLSEIVKLYLKDKYNKPGNVYLGVVHRIDRPTSGLVLFAKTSKSLPRFNKLFAEKSAEKTYWAIVKNPPPKKRDTLIHWLRKNPKNNKAIVFTKETSNAKKAILTYDLIKELDNYYLLEINLETGRHHQIRAQLSAIGCPIKGDLKYGFDRSNPDGGIHLHARKLKLEHPVSHELIEVEAPIPENDALWQACF
- the panB gene encoding 3-methyl-2-oxobutanoate hydroxymethyltransferase — its product is MSVAKREYKRVTVKSLVEMKEAGEKISMLTAYDYTMAKIVDGAGIDVILVGDSASNVMAGHETTLPITLDQMIYHASSVVRAINRALVVVDLPFGSYQSDPKEALRSAIRIMKESGGHAVKLEGGKEVKESIKRILNAGIPVMGHLGLTPQSIYKFGTYTVRAKEDQEAEELLENAKFLEKIGCFAVVLEKIPAALAKKVAESLTIPVIGIGAGNGVDGQVLVLHDMLGMTHEFNPRFLRRYLHLYEEMTKAISQYVEDVKAVDFPNEDEMY
- a CDS encoding four helix bundle protein, which translates into the protein MHRFKELEIWKRSRLFCSDIYNATSQFPESEKFGLTNQLRRASISIASNIAEGSSRKSNIDFARFIEVAIGSAYEIETQLLISADLNLLSEEDQNHLISELNQIIKMISKFKSSLIV
- a CDS encoding sensor histidine kinase, coding for MVQATERPVSTEAERELLVYMIFALFLITAMVIAIAVVFQRRKNKLIEEKIKQKETFSKEMQTIQAEVQEETLRFIGRELHDNVGQILAYANMQIQMLAKNTQDQFREKVSNTSETIKKGIEEVRSLSKSLNSDVILEKGLIATVANETERLRRFKFEEVVFTYNAEKDGLIQKSHQLVLFRIIQEFLSNSLKYSEAQKVEVHFDFCPNDLKIVLKDDGRGFDMETVEPGSGLINMKKRAELINTRFTIESAMGAGVKVEMVYPFQSILIKDFE